From Eleftheria terrae, the proteins below share one genomic window:
- a CDS encoding DUF6861 domain-containing protein, with translation MAGKGFDRFSVLSELRYKEDELRRGHGPAGGYAFDDWGRSVRDQMSSAARFMEGQMSRVERVTDALYRSGEETRRIIVHRLAGLEVSVILDILIESCKDVALYYGGSVVVGGVAGGVAGFFAGGVGAVPGAGIGAGLGAKAGVWILGLLGLASLVEYLGESLPDAFRCYEDGFRACWGPPPGSGMRSRDHAFVGEDNAVSFAAGQFAQGHVILVMAVLMALSEYLTRGRGDKARLLQEVRESPRLGPKVADWLAANEKQLAGHPGLHLRHRAGGAGDGGAGGASPPPPPPPGRKGGREEPSGPRPMKRVDVPCFKANRLSETGIAEFDRQLAGQQAGLNDLTVKEFLEARKAFQDGLTKRDAAAAQRVRDAYEQDLIQKLGQQYRREGASPAAAEKQAIAAATEKLKTMAALHNPDFSGGGSDPPTDMGDSRINSKIGPQWRSRVGTLDQAAHAVPEADRGSVKMNAKLQRCP, from the coding sequence ATGGCAGGCAAAGGCTTCGACCGCTTCAGCGTCTTGAGTGAGCTGCGGTACAAGGAAGACGAACTCCGCAGGGGCCATGGCCCGGCCGGTGGCTACGCGTTCGATGACTGGGGCCGCAGCGTGCGCGACCAGATGAGCAGCGCAGCGCGCTTCATGGAAGGGCAGATGAGCCGGGTAGAGCGCGTCACCGACGCGCTCTACCGCTCCGGCGAGGAGACGCGCCGCATCATCGTCCACCGGCTGGCCGGCCTCGAAGTGTCGGTGATCCTCGACATCCTGATCGAGTCTTGCAAGGACGTCGCGCTGTACTACGGCGGCTCGGTGGTGGTCGGCGGCGTGGCGGGCGGTGTCGCCGGCTTCTTCGCCGGTGGCGTGGGCGCGGTGCCCGGTGCCGGCATCGGTGCCGGGCTGGGTGCGAAGGCCGGCGTGTGGATCCTGGGCCTCCTGGGGCTGGCCTCGCTGGTCGAGTACCTCGGCGAGTCGCTGCCCGACGCCTTCCGGTGCTATGAGGACGGCTTCCGCGCCTGCTGGGGGCCGCCACCCGGCTCCGGCATGAGGTCGAGGGACCACGCCTTCGTCGGCGAGGACAACGCCGTCAGCTTCGCGGCAGGCCAGTTCGCGCAGGGGCATGTGATCCTGGTCATGGCGGTGCTGATGGCGCTGTCGGAGTACCTGACGCGTGGCCGCGGCGACAAGGCCCGGCTGCTGCAGGAAGTGCGCGAGAGCCCGCGGCTGGGCCCCAAGGTGGCCGACTGGCTGGCGGCCAATGAGAAGCAGCTGGCGGGCCATCCCGGGCTGCACCTTCGCCATCGGGCGGGCGGCGCAGGCGACGGCGGCGCGGGCGGTGCTTCACCACCACCCCCTCCTCCGCCAGGGCGCAAGGGCGGCCGGGAAGAGCCGTCGGGCCCGCGGCCCATGAAGCGGGTGGACGTGCCCTGCTTCAAGGCAAACCGGCTCTCGGAAACCGGCATTGCCGAGTTCGACCGGCAGCTGGCCGGCCAGCAGGCCGGGCTGAACGACCTGACGGTCAAGGAGTTCCTCGAGGCACGCAAAGCCTTCCAGGACGGGCTCACCAAGCGCGATGCCGCGGCAGCGCAGCGGGTGCGGGATGCCTACGAGCAAGACCTCATACAAAAGCTGGGGCAGCAGTACCGCCGCGAGGGCGCCTCGCCGGCCGCCGCGGAGAAGCAGGCCATCGCCGCAGCGACCGAGAAGCTGAAGACCATGGCAGCCCTGCACAACCCGGACTTCAGCGGTGGTGGCAGCGACCCGCCGACCGACATGGGCGACAGCCGGATCAACTCCAAGATCGGGCCCCAATGGCGCAGCCGGGTCGGCACCCTGGACCAGGCCGCCCATGCGGTGCCGGAGGCCGATCGCGGCTCCGTCAAAATGAACGCCAAACTACAGCGATGCCCGTGA